Proteins from a single region of Nodularia sp. LEGE 06071:
- the dxs gene encoding 1-deoxy-D-xylulose-5-phosphate synthase encodes MHLSEITHPNQLHGLSIRQLQQIARQIRDKHLQTVATSGGHLGPGLGVVELTLGLYQTLDLDRDKVIWDVGHQAYPHKLLTGRYNDFHTLRQKAGVAGYLKRCESKFDHFGAGHASTSISAALGMALAGELKGEKFKSVAVIGDGALTGGMALEAINHAGHLPKTKLLVVLNDNEMSISPNVGAIPRYLNKMRLSAPVQFIKDNFEEQFKQIPFVGESLSPELGRIKEGMKRLAVPKVGAVFEELGFTYIGPVDGHNLEELISSFNQAHEMTGPVLVHVITVKGKGYEIAELDKVGYHAQSPFNLTTGKAVPSTKPKPPAYAKVFSHTLVKLAEQNPKIVGITAAMATGTGLDKLQAKLPNQYIDVGIAEQHAITLAAAMASEGMRPVAAIYSTFLQRAYDQIIHDVCIQNLPVFFCLDRAGIVGADGPTHQGMYDIAYLRCIPNMVMMAPKDEAELQRMVVTGVNHTSGPIAMRYPRGNGYGVPLMEEGWEPLEIGKGEILRNGDDVLIIGYGTMVYPSMQVAEILSEHGIQATVINARFVKPLDTELILPLAKQIGRVVTLEEGCVMGGFGSAVAEALLDADVVVPVKRIGIPDILVDHATPDESKAELGLTSRQIAETVMTAFFQKQASPVV; translated from the coding sequence ATGCATCTGAGTGAAATCACCCATCCTAACCAGTTGCATGGTTTGTCGATCCGACAATTGCAACAAATCGCCCGTCAAATTCGAGACAAGCACCTACAAACCGTAGCCACAAGTGGAGGACATCTGGGGCCTGGTTTGGGAGTTGTAGAATTAACACTAGGGCTTTACCAGACACTGGATTTGGATCGGGATAAAGTCATTTGGGATGTGGGACATCAAGCTTATCCCCACAAACTCCTGACAGGACGCTACAACGACTTTCATACCCTCAGACAAAAAGCCGGAGTTGCTGGTTATCTCAAGCGGTGTGAAAGCAAATTCGATCACTTTGGTGCCGGACACGCTTCTACCAGTATTTCCGCAGCATTGGGTATGGCTTTAGCGGGAGAATTGAAAGGAGAAAAATTTAAATCAGTAGCCGTAATTGGTGATGGTGCTTTAACTGGAGGAATGGCTTTGGAAGCCATCAACCACGCCGGACATTTACCTAAAACGAAACTGCTAGTGGTTCTCAACGACAACGAGATGTCTATCTCTCCCAACGTCGGCGCAATTCCCCGCTACCTGAATAAAATGCGTCTCAGCGCACCCGTGCAGTTTATCAAAGATAATTTTGAGGAACAGTTTAAGCAAATTCCCTTTGTTGGTGAATCTTTGTCTCCCGAACTGGGACGCATCAAAGAAGGAATGAAGCGTTTAGCGGTTCCCAAGGTCGGTGCAGTCTTTGAAGAACTCGGTTTTACTTATATTGGGCCAGTGGATGGGCATAATCTAGAAGAATTAATTTCTAGCTTCAACCAAGCACATGAAATGACAGGGCCTGTTTTAGTCCATGTGATTACAGTTAAAGGTAAAGGCTACGAAATCGCCGAACTAGACAAAGTAGGCTACCATGCCCAAAGCCCATTTAACTTGACCACAGGTAAAGCTGTTCCCTCAACTAAGCCCAAGCCCCCGGCTTATGCCAAAGTCTTTTCCCACACTTTAGTCAAACTGGCGGAACAAAACCCCAAAATTGTGGGCATTACCGCTGCAATGGCTACTGGAACAGGTTTAGATAAACTCCAAGCTAAACTACCCAATCAATATATTGATGTCGGGATTGCGGAACAACACGCTATCACCCTAGCTGCGGCGATGGCTAGTGAAGGAATGCGCCCTGTGGCTGCTATTTACTCCACCTTCCTGCAACGGGCTTATGACCAGATAATTCACGATGTTTGTATTCAAAACCTGCCTGTGTTCTTCTGTTTAGACAGGGCGGGAATTGTTGGTGCTGATGGTCCCACCCACCAAGGTATGTATGACATCGCTTATCTGCGCTGTATTCCCAATATGGTAATGATGGCACCCAAAGACGAAGCCGAATTGCAACGCATGGTAGTAACTGGCGTTAACCATACAAGTGGACCAATTGCCATGCGTTACCCCCGTGGTAACGGCTACGGTGTTCCCCTGATGGAAGAAGGCTGGGAACCTTTAGAAATTGGTAAAGGTGAAATTCTTCGCAACGGCGATGATGTCTTAATCATCGGCTACGGGACTATGGTCTATCCCAGTATGCAAGTAGCGGAAATTCTCAGCGAACATGGCATTCAAGCAACAGTGATTAATGCCCGTTTTGTCAAGCCTTTGGATACAGAATTAATTTTGCCTTTGGCGAAGCAAATCGGCCGTGTTGTGACTTTGGAAGAAGGCTGTGTCATGGGTGGTTTTGGTTCGGCTGTGGCGGAAGCATTACTAGATGCTGATGTCGTGGTTCCTGTGAAGCGGATTGGTATACCAGATATCTTGGTAGATCATGCGACACCAGATGAATCTAAGGCGGAATTAGGTTTAACTAGTCGTCAAATAGCTGAAACAGTCATGACTGCTTTCTTTCAAAAGCAAGCATCTCCTGTTGTCTAG
- a CDS encoding S-layer homology domain-containing protein: MQNSKITIMINMRKLLGTLSLVLLLQNLTLSVARALEPSEALQSEAIQQVITAKLMTNSPDGNFYPERMISRAELAAILVKAFNLDQREAVKNQESKIVPDVPPSHWAFNEIQAVLKTDIMKGYRGNLFFPNQRVTRAEGLAIFAQAYGVFQFGDDTVNEILDPHPDAASIPVWARRAIATVVAEGFINTDAQNNISPLRPMTRGDMAYLLSQYLQRQQPQPKMPVVPGVTRSPESL; the protein is encoded by the coding sequence ATGCAGAATAGCAAAATCACCATCATGATCAATATGCGAAAGTTGCTAGGTACTCTTTCCTTAGTATTACTACTGCAAAACCTGACATTAAGTGTTGCTAGAGCGCTAGAACCTAGTGAAGCATTGCAATCTGAAGCAATCCAACAGGTAATTACAGCTAAATTAATGACGAATTCACCTGATGGTAACTTTTATCCAGAAAGGATGATTAGTCGGGCAGAATTAGCTGCAATTTTGGTGAAAGCATTTAACCTCGATCAACGCGAAGCCGTTAAAAACCAAGAATCTAAAATAGTGCCAGATGTTCCCCCTTCCCATTGGGCATTTAATGAGATTCAGGCAGTTTTAAAAACGGATATTATGAAAGGATATCGGGGCAATTTATTCTTCCCTAATCAAAGAGTGACAAGGGCAGAAGGTTTGGCGATTTTTGCCCAAGCCTATGGTGTATTTCAGTTTGGTGATGACACCGTAAACGAAATACTTGATCCGCATCCAGATGCAGCATCAATTCCAGTATGGGCTAGAAGAGCGATCGCCACAGTAGTTGCGGAAGGATTTATTAACACAGATGCCCAAAATAACATTTCCCCATTACGGCCAATGACCCGTGGAGACATGGCGTATCTGTTGAGTCAATATTTACAAAGGCAGCAACCACAACCAAAAATGCCAGTAGTTCCTGGCGTTACTCGTAGCCCTGAATCACTTTAA
- the rpiA gene encoding ribose-5-phosphate isomerase RpiA, with product MSATADPVKLMKQEVGKAAAALVKSGSIVGLGTGSTTAYTIQFLGDRIKSGELKDIVGIPTSFQSEVLAKQYGVPLTTLDAVDHIDIAIDGADEVDPQKNLIKGGGAAHTREKVVDYLAEQFIVVVDSGKLVERLGSTFAVPVEVIPMAITPVTNAIKKLGGKPELRMGVKKAGPVITDQGNMVLDVTFDSIDDPVSLEKTLNNIPGVLENGIFVNCADVVLVGEVKDGKPLVRQL from the coding sequence ATGAGTGCAACAGCAGATCCAGTAAAGTTGATGAAGCAAGAAGTTGGCAAAGCCGCCGCCGCCCTGGTAAAATCAGGCTCGATTGTCGGGTTGGGTACGGGGTCTACCACAGCTTATACAATTCAGTTTTTAGGCGATCGCATCAAATCTGGTGAACTTAAAGATATTGTGGGGATTCCTACCTCTTTTCAGTCAGAAGTGCTGGCGAAACAATACGGCGTACCTCTGACCACCTTAGATGCTGTTGACCACATTGATATTGCTATTGATGGGGCTGATGAAGTTGATCCTCAGAAGAATTTGATTAAAGGCGGCGGTGCAGCACATACCCGCGAAAAAGTAGTTGATTACTTAGCAGAGCAATTTATCGTTGTGGTTGATAGTGGTAAGTTAGTCGAGCGCTTAGGTTCTACTTTTGCTGTACCAGTAGAGGTGATACCAATGGCTATTACCCCTGTGACTAATGCCATCAAAAAACTCGGTGGTAAACCTGAACTCCGCATGGGTGTTAAAAAAGCCGGGCCAGTCATCACCGACCAAGGCAATATGGTACTAGATGTAACATTTGATTCGATTGACGACCCCGTTAGTCTAGAAAAAACACTGAATAATATTCCCGGTGTGTTGGAAAATGGGATCTTCGTCAATTGTGCAGATGTAGTTTTAGTCGGCGAAGTTAAAGACGGTAAGCCTTTAGTACGTCAACTGTAA
- a CDS encoding GH116 family glycosyl hydrolase, translated as MKKPLSSVIPACTWSRPIGLGWDKPYTVRYASNIDDGPWHGMPLGGFGAGCIGRSSRGDFNLWHIDGGEHTFQNIPACQFSVFESNGTSSQSYALATEPPENGSLAAWKWYPASTATQSTGTYHALYPRSWFVYENVFQAQLTCEQFSPIWAGNYQESSYPVAVFHWNAHNPTNAPITLSIMLTWQNMVGWFTNALKSPEVRIRDDGSPVYAYQPCLGNSKDNYNLISEDTEYFSCICSRVSGDQSVAEGDGSWCIATIKHPQVEVFYNTRWNPAGTGSDVWQSFAADGSLPNFQDATPASDNTQIGVAIALRFTLQPGETLAIPFVLSWDFPVTEFAAGINYYRRYTDFFGRGGDHAGAIASTALTEYQTWYKNVLNWQQPIIDREDLPDWFKMALFNELYDLTSGGTLWSAASELDPIGQFAVLECLDYRWYESLDVRLYGSFGLLHLFPELEKSVMRAFARAIPHSDDHQRVIGYYYTIGADTTTAVRKVAGATPHDLGAPNEHVWEKTNYTCYQDCNLWKDLGSDFVLQVYRDFLLTGADDVQFLADCWEGIVQTLNYLKTFDLDGDGIPENSGAPDQTFDDWRLQGVSAYCGGLWLAALEAAIAISQIISNNNLGDLQPLRASLRAGDLAVQKSTYQTWLTQSRPIYQEKLWNGQYFRLDSESGSDVVMADQLCGQFYARLLGLPDIVPSDRALSALETVYDACFLKFCHGEFGAANGVRPDGSPENPNATHPLEVWTGINFGLAAFLVQMGMEDEALKLTEAVVQQIYHNGLQFRTPEAITASGTFRASTYLRAMAIWAIYLVMDAKKHIS; from the coding sequence ATGAAAAAACCGCTTTCGTCCGTAATTCCTGCTTGCACTTGGAGTCGTCCCATCGGCTTAGGCTGGGACAAGCCCTATACTGTTCGCTACGCTAGTAATATTGATGATGGCCCTTGGCACGGTATGCCTTTGGGTGGCTTTGGTGCAGGTTGTATCGGTCGTTCTTCACGAGGAGACTTTAATCTGTGGCACATTGACGGCGGTGAACATACGTTTCAAAATATCCCCGCTTGTCAATTTAGTGTGTTTGAATCCAATGGGACATCTTCTCAAAGTTATGCTTTGGCTACAGAACCGCCGGAGAATGGTAGTCTCGCAGCTTGGAAATGGTATCCAGCATCTACAGCCACACAGTCAACAGGAACTTATCACGCTTTATATCCGCGTAGCTGGTTTGTCTACGAGAATGTGTTTCAAGCCCAGTTAACTTGTGAGCAGTTTTCACCAATCTGGGCAGGAAATTATCAAGAATCTAGCTATCCGGTGGCGGTGTTTCACTGGAATGCTCATAACCCGACAAATGCACCTATTACTCTGAGTATTATGCTCACTTGGCAAAATATGGTGGGCTGGTTTACTAATGCGCTCAAGTCTCCAGAAGTGCGGATACGGGATGATGGTAGTCCGGTTTATGCCTATCAGCCGTGTTTAGGCAATAGTAAAGATAATTACAATTTAATAAGTGAAGATACAGAATATTTTAGTTGTATTTGTAGCCGAGTTTCTGGTGATCAGTCAGTAGCAGAAGGCGATGGTAGTTGGTGTATTGCGACTATCAAACATCCCCAAGTAGAAGTATTTTACAATACTCGCTGGAATCCTGCGGGTACGGGGTCAGATGTGTGGCAAAGCTTTGCTGCTGATGGTTCTTTGCCTAATTTTCAAGATGCCACTCCCGCGTCAGACAATACACAAATTGGTGTGGCGATCGCACTCCGTTTTACTCTGCAACCAGGGGAAACTTTAGCAATTCCTTTTGTGTTATCTTGGGATTTTCCGGTAACAGAATTTGCCGCCGGGATTAATTATTACCGCAGATATACAGACTTTTTTGGGCGTGGTGGTGATCATGCAGGTGCGATCGCTTCTACTGCCCTGACAGAATATCAAACTTGGTATAAAAACGTATTAAATTGGCAACAGCCGATTATTGACCGGGAAGATTTACCAGACTGGTTTAAAATGGCTCTATTCAATGAGCTATATGACCTAACTAGCGGTGGAACTCTCTGGAGTGCAGCCTCAGAACTTGACCCCATTGGGCAGTTTGCGGTGCTGGAATGCTTAGATTATCGTTGGTACGAAAGTCTGGATGTCCGGTTATATGGTTCCTTTGGGCTGCTGCACTTGTTTCCAGAACTCGAAAAATCGGTGATGCGGGCATTTGCACGGGCAATTCCCCATAGTGACGATCATCAGCGTGTGATTGGTTATTACTACACCATTGGCGCAGATACCACAACCGCAGTCCGGAAAGTCGCAGGTGCAACACCTCACGATTTGGGCGCACCGAATGAACACGTTTGGGAAAAAACTAATTATACCTGCTATCAAGACTGTAATTTGTGGAAGGATTTGGGTAGTGATTTTGTCTTGCAAGTATACCGAGATTTTCTGCTAACTGGTGCTGATGATGTGCAGTTTTTGGCAGATTGTTGGGAGGGAATTGTGCAAACTCTCAATTATCTGAAAACCTTTGATTTAGATGGTGATGGGATTCCTGAGAACTCTGGCGCACCTGACCAAACTTTTGATGATTGGCGTTTGCAAGGTGTGAGTGCTTATTGTGGCGGTTTGTGGTTGGCGGCTTTAGAAGCTGCGATCGCTATTAGCCAAATTATATCAAACAACAACCTTGGCGACCTACAGCCCTTGCGGGCATCGCTGCGCGCGGGCGACTTGGCGGTACAAAAATCTACCTACCAAACATGGTTAACACAGTCACGTCCTATTTATCAAGAAAAGCTTTGGAATGGTCAGTATTTCCGCTTGGATAGTGAGAGTGGTTCTGATGTAGTGATGGCGGATCAATTGTGTGGGCAATTTTATGCACGTTTATTGGGATTGCCAGATATTGTACCAAGCGATCGCGCTTTATCGGCTTTAGAAACTGTTTATGATGCTTGCTTTCTTAAATTCTGTCATGGTGAGTTTGGGGCTGCTAACGGTGTCCGTCCTGATGGTTCACCAGAAAACCCCAATGCTACCCATCCACTGGAAGTCTGGACAGGAATTAACTTTGGACTGGCGGCTTTTCTTGTCCAAATGGGGATGGAGGATGAAGCATTGAAGTTAACGGAAGCTGTGGTGCAGCAAATTTACCACAATGGCTTACAGTTCCGCACACCGGAAGCGATTACCGCATCTGGGACTTTCCGGGCTAGTACCTATCTACGGGCGATGGCTATTTGGGCAATTTATCTCGTTATGGATGCCAAAAAGCACATCTCTTAA
- a CDS encoding cysteine peptidase family C39 domain-containing protein has protein sequence MTKNTRNQQSPTPPVSILKLLQIVEGDTSLESDLSQSWVIREFQAGEDLNGHTEDSSNFLYLICQGQVGLWAFDATLGQEVSTQLLLAEQTFGAEHLFFHQTLPYRAIATSAGCVAQIAIADLKQCLHSIPDLESDLQLFTYQQQALIFFKTHTQWRSLTSSTLEELLSYLVAMKITAGSSLQAATAPAQGRFWLAGGKIDNSQHIGDSWVYPDDTLTDGIAQTDVLVYHLSIEHWESVKALAPDLFPEPKAQQTNSQIIQIPLPLPQSTEDDPDTSEVEKIDFPQGGNQPKFRAKLWPNYPFIPQQSASDSGAACLAMISQYWGKRWGLYTLRNLAQIDRMGASLHGLAAAADNLGYDVQAVRASLDKLDTHTNPWIAHWQEIDYVVVWQVKSDRLLISDPAIGKRWLSLAEFAASWTGYALLLNPTQRFYTLKSKKISLRRYWNTLRNYRKLLGQILLASMLVQVIGLAIPLFTQVVIDQIIPLKDVDTLNIFALSFLCLGIWRTVLIAQRQYLLEYIANRIDIHLIGRFINYTLQLPLLFFASRPVEDMINRVEENSKIQLFLTRMAVSGTIDSLMVLIYLGLMANYNWQLTLLVLVWMLFIVIVSIVSSPFLKKASQEVFQESVAQNSAISEMFAGIVTVKTAAAEYSVQKHWEKLFQNMLQVRLRGRKLASNLQLIRSAINQLGSTVILWLGINLVISQQISLGKFVAFNLLVSHMAIAVLALVDLWDEFPEVQVAVERIEDVFASQPEANFHTPLPAIPAIRGEVHFDHVCFRYHPDEDGETLQNICFQVKPRQTIGIIGESGSGKSTLVNLLAGLYRPDTGRILIDGQDISLVSPQSLRSQLGFIPQECFLFSGTILENITLYNSEFSTEQAIAAAQRADAHSFIAALPLGYNTQVGETGVRLSGGQKQKIAIARALITNPAILILDEATNALDAESERRFQQNLVQMSEDITTFIISHRLSSVRHAHRILVLDKGVLIEQGTHQELIAQPGLYRHLAQLQLQL, from the coding sequence ATGACGAAAAATACCAGAAATCAACAATCTCCGACTCCACCAGTATCTATCCTCAAACTTTTACAGATAGTGGAGGGGGATACAAGTCTAGAGTCAGACTTGAGCCAATCTTGGGTGATACGAGAGTTTCAAGCAGGTGAGGATTTGAATGGACACACTGAAGATAGCAGCAATTTTCTGTATTTAATTTGCCAAGGTCAAGTGGGCTTGTGGGCTTTTGATGCCACTCTGGGGCAGGAAGTTTCTACACAATTGCTATTAGCAGAGCAAACTTTTGGGGCAGAACATTTATTTTTTCATCAAACTTTACCATATCGAGCGATCGCAACTAGTGCAGGTTGTGTGGCGCAAATAGCTATTGCTGACCTCAAACAGTGCTTACACTCCATACCTGATCTCGAAAGTGATTTACAGCTGTTCACTTATCAGCAGCAAGCACTGATTTTTTTTAAAACTCATACCCAGTGGCGTTCCCTCACCAGTTCCACTCTGGAGGAATTGCTATCCTACCTCGTAGCCATGAAGATTACGGCTGGTTCATCCTTGCAAGCTGCAACAGCGCCAGCGCAAGGACGATTTTGGTTGGCGGGGGGGAAAATTGACAACTCACAACATATAGGAGACAGCTGGGTATATCCTGATGACACACTGACTGATGGCATTGCCCAAACGGATGTGTTAGTTTACCACCTGTCAATAGAGCATTGGGAATCTGTAAAGGCCTTAGCACCTGATTTATTTCCTGAACCAAAAGCACAACAGACAAATTCACAAATCATCCAAATCCCCCTTCCTCTTCCCCAGAGTACCGAAGATGATCCTGATACATCAGAAGTGGAAAAAATTGATTTTCCTCAAGGGGGAAACCAGCCGAAATTTAGGGCTAAGTTATGGCCTAACTATCCGTTTATTCCACAACAAAGTGCATCAGATAGTGGTGCAGCTTGTTTGGCGATGATTAGCCAGTATTGGGGTAAGCGCTGGGGACTCTACACTCTGCGAAATTTAGCACAAATCGATCGCATGGGTGCGTCTCTCCACGGTTTAGCCGCCGCCGCCGATAATTTGGGCTACGATGTGCAAGCAGTGCGGGCTAGTTTGGATAAATTAGATACTCATACAAATCCTTGGATTGCCCACTGGCAAGAAATTGACTATGTTGTGGTTTGGCAAGTTAAAAGCGATCGCCTTTTGATTTCTGACCCAGCTATAGGTAAACGGTGGCTGTCACTGGCGGAGTTTGCAGCTAGTTGGACAGGATACGCTTTACTTCTAAATCCTACTCAGCGTTTTTATACCCTCAAGAGCAAAAAAATTTCTCTGCGTCGTTATTGGAATACATTGCGGAATTACCGAAAATTACTCGGTCAAATTCTTCTCGCCTCAATGTTGGTGCAAGTAATTGGGCTGGCGATTCCCCTATTTACTCAGGTGGTCATCGACCAAATAATTCCCCTGAAAGATGTTGATACCTTAAATATTTTTGCTCTCAGCTTCCTGTGCTTGGGTATTTGGCGCACTGTCTTAATCGCCCAGCGTCAATACCTTTTGGAATATATTGCCAATCGCATCGACATTCACTTAATTGGTCGTTTTATTAACTATACGTTGCAGTTGCCCTTGCTGTTTTTTGCATCGCGTCCAGTGGAAGACATGATCAACCGGGTTGAGGAAAATAGCAAAATTCAATTGTTTCTGACTCGAATGGCGGTTAGTGGCACTATAGATAGCTTGATGGTGCTGATTTATTTGGGACTAATGGCTAATTACAACTGGCAACTTACTCTTCTAGTGCTGGTTTGGATGTTATTCATAGTAATTGTGAGTATCGTTTCTAGCCCATTTCTCAAAAAAGCATCGCAGGAAGTCTTCCAGGAATCAGTCGCACAAAACTCCGCCATCAGCGAAATGTTTGCTGGTATTGTCACAGTCAAAACCGCAGCAGCTGAATATTCAGTGCAGAAGCATTGGGAAAAGCTTTTTCAGAATATGTTACAGGTGCGGTTGCGTGGGCGGAAGTTGGCGAGTAACTTACAACTGATCAGGAGTGCGATTAATCAGCTGGGTAGCACTGTGATTTTGTGGTTGGGAATAAATCTGGTGATTAGTCAACAGATATCACTGGGTAAATTTGTCGCTTTTAATCTGCTTGTGAGTCATATGGCGATCGCAGTTTTAGCTTTAGTAGACTTGTGGGATGAGTTCCCAGAGGTACAGGTTGCTGTCGAGAGGATAGAAGATGTCTTCGCCTCCCAACCAGAAGCAAATTTTCACACCCCACTTCCCGCAATACCTGCGATTCGGGGGGAAGTGCATTTTGATCATGTTTGCTTTCGTTACCACCCCGATGAAGATGGCGAGACTTTGCAAAATATCTGTTTTCAGGTGAAACCACGGCAAACAATTGGCATTATCGGTGAGAGTGGTTCTGGTAAAAGTACTTTAGTGAATTTGCTGGCTGGTTTATATCGTCCTGACACAGGGCGGATTTTGATTGATGGACAAGATATTTCCCTGGTTTCGCCCCAATCGTTGCGGAGTCAGTTGGGTTTTATACCACAGGAGTGTTTTCTGTTTTCTGGAACCATCCTCGAAAATATCACCCTGTACAATTCCGAGTTTAGTACAGAACAGGCGATCGCCGCCGCCCAGCGAGCCGATGCACACAGCTTTATAGCCGCATTACCTTTGGGCTACAACACCCAAGTCGGAGAAACAGGTGTCAGGCTTTCTGGTGGACAAAAACAAAAAATTGCGATCGCGCGCGCCTTAATCACGAACCCAGCTATTTTAATTTTGGATGAAGCCACTAACGCCCTGGATGCAGAATCAGAACGGCGCTTTCAGCAGAACTTAGTCCAGATGAGCGAAGATATTACCACATTTATCATCTCCCATCGTCTATCTAGTGTGCGTCACGCCCACCGCATACTTGTCCTAGACAAAGGTGTGCTGATTGAACAAGGTACTCACCAGGAATTAATCGCACAACCTGGTCTTTATCGCCACTTAGCCCAACTGCAATTACAACTGTAA
- a CDS encoding HetP family heterocyst commitment protein — protein sequence MNQNIPGISSNFNKAMNPQQFDQIVEAILAGKYSWACVLMLRIVGYNPLHYIPYRTYNRLLKDNTQVSRTQQQHHQNMKAAQPSMNHRSNTNASASCLSKIKDFAYLEVVGKQTNEIRGSGLDN from the coding sequence ATGAATCAAAATATTCCTGGAATTAGTAGCAACTTCAATAAAGCAATGAATCCTCAACAATTCGATCAAATAGTAGAAGCGATTCTTGCCGGTAAGTATTCCTGGGCGTGTGTTTTAATGCTACGCATAGTTGGTTACAATCCTTTGCATTACATTCCCTATCGCACTTACAATCGATTGCTGAAAGACAATACCCAAGTTAGCAGAACGCAGCAACAGCATCATCAAAATATGAAAGCTGCCCAACCATCGATGAATCACAGGTCTAATACCAATGCTTCAGCCAGTTGTTTAAGTAAAATTAAAGACTTTGCTTATCTTGAGGTGGTGGGAAAGCAAACAAATGAAATTCGTGGTAGCGGTTTAGATAATTAG
- a CDS encoding helix-turn-helix domain-containing protein — MSHSLSQSETFENYNIPNFQEGKFLTSFQRKALLKSLQTDLQPEYRRRIEIMLLADVGKSQSQICEIIGCSQEMARYWIGLAEAGLAHKWNERPIGRPKIVNDQYLARLKELVSHSPRDYGYAFTYWTAQWLSKHLANEFNIQISDRHINRLLKQMGLSTKRKSSTPPETDQTKACPERSRMDTGITICDLQSNSEPNFHWSLNLIQTNK; from the coding sequence ATGTCACACTCTCTTAGTCAAAGCGAAACCTTTGAAAATTACAACATCCCCAACTTTCAAGAAGGTAAGTTTCTGACATCTTTTCAAAGGAAAGCTTTGCTGAAAAGTTTACAAACTGATTTGCAGCCAGAATATCGGCGGCGGATTGAAATTATGTTATTAGCCGATGTGGGTAAATCTCAAAGTCAAATCTGTGAAATCATCGGTTGCTCTCAGGAAATGGCCCGCTACTGGATTGGTTTAGCGGAAGCCGGTTTAGCACACAAATGGAATGAGCGACCCATCGGTAGACCGAAAATTGTCAATGACCAATATCTGGCTCGATTGAAAGAATTGGTTAGCCATAGTCCTCGTGATTATGGTTATGCATTTACTTATTGGACAGCCCAATGGTTAAGCAAACATTTAGCCAATGAATTTAACATCCAAATTAGCGATCGCCACATTAATCGCCTTCTTAAACAAATGGGACTGTCAACCAAACGGAAAAGTTCCACCCCACCAGAAACTGATCAAACCAAGGCTTGTCCTGAGCGTAGCCGAATGGATACTGGGATTACGATTTGCGACTTGCAATCTAACTCCGAGCCTAATTTCCATTGGTCATTAAATCTGATTCAGACCAATAAATAA